A window of the Polaribacter batillariae genome harbors these coding sequences:
- a CDS encoding CdaR family protein, whose translation MKSKSKIPKTFVGFLLASVLIWFLITLSKEYVTTLKFPIEYKEIAQNKLLQSAPVKEIDITIKASGFKILKSGFSGKPIEIKANNLLKKKNNIYYILTKNQLNNIQKQMPYGIVVQEILQDSLLLDLGTLTSKKIPLKPNLKLKYHVGYDLADDIIISPDSIVVSGPKKEIDRLTELELSPIELEDVKNDFKKEVTVLKPANNKNLKFSKTKAFVQGRVEQFTEGTIEVPYRITNLPSNIKITTLPKKVEVTFVASLTNFNKITEGSFQIECDYNVVKKNRLNYLLPKVISTSKFVKSFRIAPKKIDFLIQK comes from the coding sequence TTGAAATCGAAAAGTAAAATTCCTAAAACATTTGTTGGCTTTCTACTAGCCTCTGTACTTATTTGGTTTCTAATTACACTTTCGAAAGAATATGTAACGACATTAAAATTTCCTATAGAATATAAAGAAATTGCTCAAAATAAATTATTACAATCGGCTCCTGTAAAAGAAATAGATATTACCATAAAAGCGAGTGGCTTTAAAATTTTAAAATCTGGTTTTAGTGGAAAACCAATCGAAATTAAAGCCAATAATTTACTCAAAAAGAAAAACAATATTTATTATATTTTAACAAAAAATCAACTAAACAATATCCAAAAGCAAATGCCTTATGGAATTGTGGTTCAAGAAATTCTTCAAGATTCTTTATTGTTAGACTTAGGAACTTTAACGAGTAAAAAAATTCCTCTAAAACCCAACTTAAAACTTAAATATCATGTTGGGTACGATTTGGCAGACGATATTATAATTTCTCCAGATAGCATTGTTGTTTCTGGACCTAAAAAAGAAATCGATCGCTTAACTGAATTAGAATTGTCTCCTATTGAGTTAGAAGATGTAAAAAATGATTTTAAAAAAGAGGTAACTGTTTTAAAACCAGCAAATAATAAGAACTTAAAGTTTAGTAAAACAAAAGCATTTGTACAAGGCAGAGTAGAACAATTTACAGAAGGTACTATCGAAGTTCCTTACAGAATTACAAACCTTCCATCAAACATAAAAATAACCACTTTACCCAAAAAAGTAGAAGTTACATTTGTTGCCTCTCTAACAAATTTTAATAAAATTACTGAAGGTTCTTTTCAAATTGAATGCGATTATAATGTTGTAAAAAAGAATCGTTTAAACTATTTACTTCCGAAAGTAATAAGCACTTCTAAATTTGTAAAAAGTTTTAGAATCGCTCCTAAAAAAATAGATTTCTTAATTCAAAAATAA
- a CDS encoding L-threonylcarbamoyladenylate synthase — translation MAEFIKIYKENPNPKEIAKVVKILRSGGLVIYPTDTVYGLGCDITNTKALEKIAQIKGVKLDKANFSFICNDLSHLSDYIKQIDSPTFKILKRALPGPYTFILPGSNNLPKVFKKKKTVGIRIPDNNIVKCLVEALENPIVSTSIRDDDDVLEYTTDPELIFEKWNKLVDVVIDGGYGDNHASTVIDLTSSEPEVIREGKGSLDVI, via the coding sequence ATGGCAGAGTTTATTAAAATTTATAAAGAAAACCCAAACCCCAAAGAAATTGCAAAAGTTGTAAAAATTTTGCGTTCTGGCGGGTTAGTTATATACCCAACAGATACTGTATATGGGTTGGGTTGCGATATTACCAACACTAAAGCCTTAGAAAAAATTGCACAGATAAAAGGTGTAAAATTAGATAAAGCAAATTTCTCTTTTATTTGCAACGATTTAAGTCACCTTTCCGATTATATAAAACAAATAGATTCGCCTACTTTTAAAATCTTAAAAAGAGCATTGCCAGGTCCTTACACCTTTATTTTACCAGGCAGTAATAACTTACCCAAAGTATTTAAAAAGAAAAAAACAGTAGGTATTCGTATTCCAGACAACAATATTGTTAAGTGTTTAGTAGAAGCATTAGAAAACCCAATTGTATCTACTTCTATTAGAGACGATGATGATGTTTTAGAATACACCACAGATCCAGAACTCATTTTCGAAAAATGGAATAAATTAGTAGATGTTGTTATCGATGGTGGTTATGGAGACAATCATGCCTCTACAGTAATCGATTTAACGTCGAGCGAACCAGAGGTAATTAGAGAAGGAAAAGGAAGTTTAGACGTAATTTAA
- a CDS encoding response regulator transcription factor, whose translation MGSKKILLVEDDPNFGTVLKDYLALNDYNVTHAKDGIEGLIMFKNSDYDLCILDVMMPRKDGFSLAQDIRSTNKEVPIIFLTAKTLKEDVLKGYSVGADDYLNKPFDSEVLLHKIKAILQRKESDTTSESEQFEFHIGGFFFNSKLRHLSVGKDGEPTKLSPKEAKLLRMLAIHKNDLMPRELALTKIWRDDNYFTSRSMDVYIAKLRKYLKDDENVEILNIHGEGFRLVDKS comes from the coding sequence ATGGGAAGTAAAAAGATTTTATTAGTAGAAGATGATCCAAATTTTGGAACAGTTCTAAAAGATTATTTAGCATTAAACGATTACAATGTAACACATGCAAAAGATGGAATAGAAGGTTTAATTATGTTTAAAAACAGCGATTACGATTTGTGTATTTTAGATGTAATGATGCCAAGAAAAGATGGTTTTTCTTTAGCACAAGACATTAGAAGTACAAATAAAGAAGTACCTATTATTTTTTTAACAGCAAAAACATTAAAAGAAGATGTGTTAAAAGGGTATTCTGTGGGTGCAGACGACTATTTAAACAAGCCTTTCGATTCGGAAGTATTATTGCATAAAATTAAAGCAATTTTACAACGTAAAGAATCTGACACAACTTCAGAAAGCGAGCAGTTCGAGTTTCATATAGGAGGCTTTTTCTTCAATTCTAAATTAAGACATTTATCTGTTGGAAAAGATGGCGAACCTACAAAACTATCTCCAAAAGAAGCCAAATTATTACGCATGTTGGCCATTCATAAAAACGACTTAATGCCTAGAGAGTTGGCATTAACAAAAATATGGAGAGACGATAATTACTTTACATCTAGAAGTATGGATGTGTACATCGCAAAATTAAGAAAATATTTAAAAGACGACGAAAATGTCGAAATTTTAAATATTCACGGAGAAGGTTTTAGGTTGGTAGATAAAAGCTAA
- the coaE gene encoding dephospho-CoA kinase (Dephospho-CoA kinase (CoaE) performs the final step in coenzyme A biosynthesis.), which produces MVVGLTGGIGSGKTTVAKMFAKKQEVAIYIADEEAKKLMNSSSKIKSKIIDAFGKQSFENNQLNRAFIASIVFKDKKKLAILNGIVHPEVRNHFKNFIKTHKDKTYIIYENAILFESKADKQCEFIISVFVPLDVRIARVMQRGAATKAQILERINNQWKEDKKLLQSNYVIENLSLEITENQVNNIHNILTEKSNLI; this is translated from the coding sequence ATGGTTGTTGGTTTAACAGGCGGAATTGGAAGTGGTAAAACTACCGTAGCAAAAATGTTTGCTAAAAAACAAGAAGTTGCTATTTATATTGCAGATGAAGAAGCCAAGAAATTAATGAACTCTTCTAGTAAAATAAAATCTAAAATAATAGATGCGTTTGGCAAACAATCTTTCGAAAACAACCAATTAAATAGAGCTTTTATTGCTAGTATTGTTTTTAAAGATAAAAAAAAATTAGCAATCTTAAACGGTATTGTTCATCCAGAGGTTCGAAATCATTTTAAAAATTTTATAAAAACGCATAAAGATAAAACCTATATTATTTACGAAAACGCAATTTTATTTGAAAGCAAAGCAGACAAACAATGCGAATTTATAATCTCTGTATTTGTTCCGTTAGATGTTAGAATAGCACGTGTTATGCAAAGAGGTGCTGCTACAAAAGCCCAAATTTTAGAACGCATAAATAATCAATGGAAAGAAGACAAAAAATTACTACAATCAAACTACGTTATAGAGAATTTATCACTCGAAATTACTGAAAATCAAGTAAATAATATTCATAATATTTTAACAGAAAAAAGTAACCTAATTTAA
- a CDS encoding sensor histidine kinase has translation MRKKMFIIIVVLMSISLIGIIAVQLYWINNALESRKAQFKNDVQRSLGSASERINDRETSLFRTKIKALVKEKGTADNAKLQSLLIQEIDTTTKQKFTYGSTILEENFKLTTDFLNNDSIIFKRFKGKKDFFEAKIISGVDDLFSIKDEVSFSYIKKFPELEDLQIDKLYKDYNAKKPIHLRISNKELNNAIKEELEKRNINLDFKYGVYTKDGLATKLKSGYYTINRKDSYKYPLFNDINGDVEYELFVTFPNKNKHILSGISGILLLSLFFIFIIIIAFSSSLYQLIRQKKISEIKTDFINNMTHEFKTPIATINLALDSIKNPKILGNNDKVLRYVQMIRDENKRMHSQVENVLRISRLEKNQIDLSKETIDFHDVIEDAITHVSLLVDDRKGRVKTYFKAVVSELPGNQFHLTNVVVNMLENAIKYSEGAPIIDVYTESTNKFFIFKIQDKGIGMSKAVQKQVFDKFYREQKGNVHDVKGHGLGLAYVKEIVEKHHGTVFVESEKGKGSIFTVKLPLI, from the coding sequence ATGCGAAAAAAAATGTTTATCATTATTGTAGTACTCATGAGTATTTCCTTAATAGGAATTATTGCTGTACAACTCTATTGGATAAACAATGCATTAGAGAGTAGAAAAGCACAATTTAAAAACGATGTTCAGCGTTCTTTAGGGAGTGCCTCAGAAAGAATTAACGATCGCGAAACAAGCCTTTTTAGAACAAAAATAAAAGCTCTTGTCAAAGAAAAAGGTACTGCAGACAATGCCAAATTACAAAGCCTTTTAATTCAAGAAATAGATACTACCACAAAACAGAAATTTACATACGGAAGTACAATTTTAGAAGAAAACTTTAAACTAACAACAGATTTTTTAAACAACGATTCTATTATCTTTAAAAGATTTAAAGGAAAAAAAGATTTTTTTGAAGCCAAAATAATATCTGGAGTGGACGATTTATTTTCAATCAAAGACGAGGTTAGCTTTTCTTACATTAAAAAATTTCCAGAGTTAGAAGATTTACAAATCGATAAGTTGTACAAAGATTATAACGCAAAAAAACCAATACATTTAAGAATAAGTAACAAAGAATTAAACAATGCGATTAAAGAAGAATTAGAAAAAAGAAATATAAATTTAGACTTTAAATATGGGGTTTATACAAAAGATGGTTTAGCTACCAAATTAAAATCTGGTTATTACACAATTAATAGAAAAGATAGTTATAAATACCCTTTATTTAATGATATAAATGGCGATGTAGAATACGAATTATTTGTAACTTTCCCGAACAAAAACAAACATATTCTATCGGGAATTTCAGGAATTTTGTTGCTCTCTTTATTCTTTATATTTATTATTATCATTGCTTTTTCGAGCTCTTTGTACCAGCTCATTCGTCAGAAAAAAATATCCGAAATTAAAACCGATTTTATTAATAATATGACGCACGAATTTAAAACGCCAATCGCAACCATAAATTTGGCATTAGATTCTATAAAAAACCCTAAAATTTTAGGTAATAACGATAAAGTTTTGCGTTATGTACAAATGATTAGAGACGAAAATAAAAGAATGCATTCGCAAGTAGAAAATGTATTGCGTATTTCTCGATTAGAAAAAAATCAGATAGATTTAAGTAAGGAAACCATAGATTTTCACGACGTAATCGAAGACGCGATTACCCATGTTAGTTTGTTGGTAGATGATAGAAAAGGGCGTGTTAAAACCTACTTTAAAGCAGTAGTCTCAGAATTACCAGGAAACCAATTTCATTTAACAAATGTGGTGGTAAATATGTTAGAAAACGCTATAAAATATTCAGAAGGCGCTCCTATAATAGATGTTTATACAGAAAGTACTAACAAGTTTTTTATCTTTAAAATACAAGATAAAGGCATAGGAATGAGCAAAGCAGTTCAAAAACAAGTTTTCGATAAATTTTACAGAGAACAAAAAGGAAATGTTCACGATGTAAAAGGGCATGGTTTAGGGTTGGCCTACGTAAAAGAAATTGTAGAAAAACACCATGGAACAGTTTTTGTTGAAAGTGAAAAAGGAAAAGGAAGTATATTCACGGTAAAATTACCTTTAATTTAA
- the nusB gene encoding transcription antitermination factor NusB, whose translation MINRRHIRVKVMQSVYAMLQSKNDDVLKEEKFLKYSILKMFDLYVLNLLLLVEVQKLAAKKIALSKKKILATSADLKPNTKFLENRLINKLAESISIEGYIELNKLNNWQVDNEYVKIIFEALQKSDLYKKYLNTTENSYKVDTTFVIDFFKEIIAPNEKLADYFEDKMISWVDDIPFVNTWVVKSLSKQKESAPFVLGALYKDKEDEDFVFNLFRKTVLKQQEYEQIIEEKTPNWETDRIAEIDMILIKMAITEFINFPSIPTRVTINEYIEISKDYSTSKSSYFINGVLDKISKEFLATKKIVKIGRGLL comes from the coding sequence ATGATTAACAGAAGACATATTCGAGTAAAAGTAATGCAGTCTGTATATGCGATGCTTCAATCTAAAAACGACGATGTTTTAAAAGAAGAAAAATTTTTAAAATATAGCATTTTAAAAATGTTCGATTTGTACGTTTTAAACCTACTTTTATTGGTAGAAGTACAAAAATTAGCCGCAAAAAAAATCGCACTTTCCAAAAAGAAAATCTTAGCAACTTCTGCAGATTTAAAACCAAACACCAAGTTTTTAGAGAATCGTTTAATTAATAAATTAGCAGAAAGCATTAGTATCGAAGGCTATATAGAGCTAAATAAATTAAATAATTGGCAGGTTGATAACGAGTACGTAAAAATTATTTTTGAAGCATTACAAAAAAGCGATTTATATAAAAAATACTTAAATACTACCGAAAATTCTTACAAAGTAGATACTACTTTTGTAATCGATTTTTTTAAAGAAATTATTGCGCCTAACGAAAAATTAGCAGACTATTTCGAAGATAAAATGATTTCTTGGGTAGATGATATACCGTTTGTAAATACTTGGGTGGTAAAATCTCTAAGCAAGCAAAAAGAAAGTGCGCCATTTGTATTAGGGGCTTTATATAAAGACAAAGAAGACGAAGATTTTGTGTTTAACTTATTCCGTAAAACGGTTTTAAAACAACAAGAATACGAGCAAATTATCGAAGAAAAAACACCCAATTGGGAAACTGATAGAATTGCAGAAATAGATATGATTTTAATAAAAATGGCAATTACAGAATTTATTAATTTTCCATCGATACCAACCAGAGTTACCATTAACGAATATATCGAAATTTCTAAAGATTACTCCACATCAAAAAGTAGTTACTTTATAAATGGTGTTTTAGATAAAATTTCTAAAGAATTTTTAGCAACAAAAAAAATTGTTAAAATAGGAAGAGGATTGCTTTAA
- a CDS encoding PUR family DNA/RNA-binding protein, translated as MAERVEQEEIFSQVLRAGRRTYFFDVRATKADDYYLTVTESKKFTHDDGTFHYQKHKIYLYKEDFSDFHEMLKKATDYIVAEKGDEVISERHQKDFKKEELKEDEIKAPESFTDVSFEDI; from the coding sequence ATGGCAGAGAGAGTTGAACAGGAAGAAATTTTTTCACAAGTATTAAGAGCAGGAAGAAGAACCTATTTTTTTGATGTTAGAGCCACAAAAGCAGACGATTATTACTTAACAGTTACCGAAAGTAAAAAATTTACGCACGATGATGGAACTTTCCATTACCAAAAGCACAAAATTTATTTATATAAAGAAGATTTTTCTGACTTCCATGAAATGTTAAAAAAAGCGACAGATTATATTGTTGCCGAAAAAGGAGACGAAGTAATTAGCGAACGTCATCAAAAAGATTTCAAAAAAGAAGAACTTAAAGAAGACGAAATAAAGGCTCCTGAAAGTTTTACAGACGTTTCTTTCGAAGATATATAA
- a CDS encoding ABC transporter ATP-binding protein: MKALQYINKYFIKYKWRLLIGILITILSKILALKVPQIVGDSLNIVEDYQIAKKNNLPEAELAVLLKEVEHQLLINILVIVGVAILAGFFTFLMRQTIIVTSRLVEFDLKNEIYQQYQKLSLNFYKKNRTGDLMNRISEDVSKVRMYVGPAVMYSMNMIVLIAVGFTQMIRIDVKLTMYTLIPFPLLSISIFILSKVIHKRSTIVQQYLSKLTTFNQEFFSGIGVVKSYGIEQKIIDDFDTIANESKEKNIHLHKANALFFPLMILLIGLSNLIVIYIGGKLYINNEIQIGTIIEFLLYVNILTWPVAVIGWVTSMIQQAEASQARINEFLEEVPEIQNTNNSPTNLQGEVTFKNVTFTYDDTNITALKNINFTVKKGETVAILGKTGSGKSTIIELIARLYDTKEGEILLDGQNIQNANLNDVRNQIGFVPQDPFLFSETIENNIKFGKEDATEAEIIQASKDAVVHENIVDFPRGYKTILGERGVTLSGGQKQRVSIARAIIKNPKILIFDDCLSAVDTETEERILESLKKVSKNKTTFIISHRVSSAKNADKILVLDNGKITQQGTHNQLITQEGYYKELYEQQLLEKEN; encoded by the coding sequence TTGAAGGCTTTACAATACATTAATAAGTATTTTATTAAATATAAATGGCGATTATTAATAGGTATATTAATTACCATTCTTTCTAAAATATTGGCTTTAAAAGTGCCACAAATTGTGGGAGATTCTTTAAATATTGTAGAAGATTATCAAATCGCAAAAAAAAATAATTTACCAGAAGCAGAGTTAGCAGTTTTATTAAAAGAAGTAGAACATCAATTATTAATAAATATTTTAGTAATTGTTGGAGTTGCCATTTTGGCAGGTTTTTTTACTTTTTTAATGCGACAAACCATTATTGTAACTTCTCGTTTGGTAGAGTTCGATTTAAAGAATGAAATCTATCAACAATATCAAAAACTATCGCTTAATTTTTACAAAAAAAATAGAACTGGAGATTTAATGAACCGAATTTCTGAAGACGTTTCGAAAGTAAGAATGTATGTGGGCCCTGCTGTAATGTATAGTATGAATATGATTGTGTTAATCGCAGTTGGTTTTACACAAATGATTCGCATTGATGTAAAATTAACAATGTACACCTTAATTCCTTTTCCTCTTTTATCGATTTCTATATTTATTTTAAGCAAAGTAATTCATAAAAGAAGCACCATTGTACAACAATACTTATCGAAATTAACCACTTTTAATCAAGAATTTTTCTCTGGAATTGGCGTGGTAAAATCGTATGGAATCGAACAGAAAATTATCGACGATTTCGATACAATTGCAAACGAAAGCAAAGAAAAAAACATTCATTTACACAAAGCAAACGCACTTTTTTTTCCGTTGATGATTCTATTAATTGGATTAAGCAATTTAATTGTAATTTACATTGGTGGAAAACTATATATAAATAACGAAATTCAGATTGGAACCATTATCGAATTTTTACTCTATGTAAATATTCTTACATGGCCAGTAGCAGTAATTGGTTGGGTAACCTCTATGATACAGCAAGCTGAAGCTTCGCAAGCAAGAATAAATGAGTTTTTAGAAGAAGTTCCAGAAATACAGAATACCAATAATTCGCCAACCAATTTACAAGGAGAAGTTACTTTTAAAAACGTAACTTTTACTTACGACGATACCAACATTACTGCTTTAAAAAATATAAATTTTACTGTAAAAAAGGGAGAAACTGTGGCTATTTTAGGAAAAACAGGTTCTGGAAAATCTACCATTATAGAATTAATTGCACGTTTATATGATACCAAAGAAGGAGAAATTCTTTTAGACGGACAAAATATTCAAAACGCAAATTTAAACGATGTTAGAAATCAAATTGGTTTTGTACCACAAGACCCTTTCTTATTTTCTGAAACCATCGAAAACAACATTAAATTCGGAAAAGAAGATGCCACTGAAGCAGAAATAATACAGGCTTCGAAAGATGCTGTTGTGCACGAAAATATTGTTGATTTTCCACGTGGTTACAAAACCATTTTGGGCGAAAGAGGTGTTACCTTGTCTGGAGGTCAAAAACAACGTGTTTCTATTGCTAGAGCGATTATAAAAAACCCTAAAATTTTAATTTTTGATGACTGTTTATCTGCTGTAGATACCGAAACCGAAGAAAGAATTTTAGAAAGCTTAAAAAAAGTTTCTAAAAATAAAACCACTTTTATTATTAGTCACAGGGTTTCATCTGCAAAAAATGCAGATAAAATTTTGGTGTTAGACAATGGTAAAATTACACAACAAGGAACTCACAATCAATTAATAACACAAGAAGGTTATTATAAAGAGTTATACGAACAGCAACTTTTAGAAAAAGAAAATTAA
- a CDS encoding DUF1573 domain-containing protein encodes MKNIKFLFAFMVASTILVSCGNENATSKINKKNVEKAKYRDAEIKKGTASITFEEKEYDFGTVNEGDIVEKVFKITNSGKTDLVITNAQSTCGCTVPVWPKAPIKPGETGEIQVKFNTTGKPNRQQKDITLTTNTESGREVLRIKGSVIPKGK; translated from the coding sequence ATGAAAAATATAAAATTTTTATTCGCATTTATGGTTGCTTCTACAATTTTAGTTTCTTGTGGAAACGAAAATGCAACTTCAAAAATTAACAAGAAAAACGTAGAGAAAGCAAAGTATAGAGATGCAGAAATTAAAAAAGGAACTGCCTCGATTACTTTTGAAGAAAAAGAATACGATTTTGGTACTGTAAACGAAGGAGATATCGTAGAAAAGGTTTTTAAAATTACAAACTCTGGTAAAACAGATTTGGTAATTACAAATGCACAATCTACTTGCGGTTGTACGGTTCCTGTTTGGCCAAAAGCACCTATTAAACCAGGAGAAACTGGTGAAATTCAAGTAAAATTTAATACTACAGGCAAACCTAATAGACAACAAAAAGACATTACTTTAACTACCAATACAGAGTCTGGTAGAGAAGTTCTTAGAATAAAAGGTTCTGTAATTCCAAAAGGAAAATAA
- the yajC gene encoding preprotein translocase subunit YajC: MFQTIILQAESGGLMSMLPFAAMILVLYFFMIRPQMNRKKKEKAFQAEIKTGSKIVTSSGIHGKITEVNNTDNTVTIETGAGRIKFERSAISMELSKKYATPAKK; this comes from the coding sequence ATGTTTCAAACAATAATTTTACAAGCAGAGTCTGGTGGTTTAATGAGTATGTTGCCTTTTGCAGCGATGATTTTAGTCTTATATTTTTTTATGATAAGACCACAAATGAACCGTAAAAAAAAAGAAAAAGCTTTTCAGGCAGAGATAAAAACAGGTTCTAAAATAGTTACTTCTAGTGGAATTCATGGAAAAATTACAGAAGTAAACAATACAGATAATACAGTTACAATAGAAACTGGAGCAGGAAGAATAAAATTCGAACGCTCTGCAATTTCTATGGAATTGAGCAAGAAATACGCAACACCAGCAAAGAAATAA